A section of the Leminorella richardii genome encodes:
- the dnaB gene encoding replicative DNA helicase: MAGNKPFNKPAESRDRQIEGVKMPPHSIEAEQSVLGGLMLDNERWDNVSERVTSGDFYSRPHRIIFTEMQRLLEQSNPIDLITLSESLEQKGELDQVGGFAYLAELSKNTPSAANIGAYADIVRERAVVREMISVANEIADAGYDPQGRSSEDLLDLAESRVFQIAESRSNKDEGPKSIDQILEETVSRIEQLYQRPHDGVTGVSTGFHDLDKKTAGLQKSDLIIVAARPSMGKTTFAMNLCENAAMMQEKPVLIFSLEMPCEQIMMRMLASLSRVDQTRIRTGQLDDEDWARISSTMGILLEKRNMYIDDSSGLTPTEVRSRARRIFREHGGLSLIMIDYLQLMRVPAMSDNRTLEIAEISRSLKALAKELQVPVVALSQLNRSLEQRADKRPVNSDLRESGSIEQDADVIMFIYRDEVYNENSEEKGIAQIILGKQRNGPIGSIRLTFQGQWSRFDNYAGPMQFDDE, from the coding sequence ATGGCAGGAAATAAACCCTTCAACAAACCGGCTGAATCTCGCGATCGTCAGATTGAAGGCGTGAAAATGCCGCCCCACTCCATAGAGGCTGAACAGTCTGTTCTTGGCGGTCTGATGCTGGACAACGAACGCTGGGACAACGTCTCCGAACGCGTAACGTCAGGGGATTTCTACAGCCGCCCGCACCGCATTATCTTTACTGAAATGCAGAGGCTGCTGGAGCAGAGTAATCCTATCGATCTGATCACGCTTTCTGAATCTCTTGAACAAAAGGGTGAGTTGGATCAGGTGGGCGGGTTTGCCTATCTGGCTGAGCTGTCAAAAAATACCCCTAGCGCCGCCAACATCGGCGCTTATGCTGATATCGTTCGCGAACGTGCGGTCGTGCGGGAGATGATCTCTGTCGCCAATGAAATCGCTGACGCCGGTTACGACCCGCAGGGGCGAAGCAGTGAAGACCTGCTGGATCTGGCCGAATCTCGCGTTTTTCAAATCGCTGAAAGCCGTTCGAATAAAGATGAAGGCCCCAAGAGCATCGATCAGATCCTTGAGGAGACAGTTAGCCGTATTGAGCAGCTCTATCAGCGCCCGCACGACGGTGTGACTGGGGTGTCTACCGGCTTCCACGATCTGGATAAGAAAACCGCTGGGCTGCAAAAGTCTGACCTGATTATCGTGGCGGCTCGTCCCTCAATGGGGAAAACCACGTTTGCGATGAACCTGTGTGAAAACGCGGCGATGATGCAGGAAAAGCCAGTACTGATTTTCAGTCTGGAGATGCCCTGCGAACAGATTATGATGCGTATGCTGGCGTCCCTGTCCCGTGTCGATCAGACTCGTATCCGTACCGGTCAGCTGGACGACGAGGATTGGGCGCGCATTTCCAGTACCATGGGCATTCTGCTCGAAAAGCGCAATATGTACATCGATGACTCATCCGGCCTGACGCCAACGGAAGTGCGGTCGCGGGCGCGCCGTATTTTCCGCGAGCACGGTGGCCTGAGCCTAATTATGATCGACTACCTGCAGCTGATGCGGGTCCCTGCTATGTCAGATAACCGAACGCTGGAAATCGCCGAGATTTCCCGCTCGCTGAAGGCGTTGGCTAAAGAGCTACAGGTGCCAGTGGTTGCGCTGTCTCAGCTAAACCGTAGTCTTGAACAGCGTGCAGACAAGCGCCCGGTTAACTCGGACTTGCGTGAATCCGGCTCTATCGAGCAGGATGCCGACGTCATCATGTTTATCTACCGCGATGAGGTGTACAACGAGAACAGCGAAGAGAAGGGCATCGCGCAGATCATTCTCGGCAAGCAGCGTAACGGCCCCATCGGCTCTATCCGCTTGACCTTCCAGGGGCAGTGGTCCCGGTTTGATAACTACGCGGGGCCAATGCAGTTTGATGACGAATAG
- the alr gene encoding alanine racemase: MISATAVIDRNALRHNLRRIHEMAPGCRAISVIKANAYGHGLLEVAHTLPESDCFGVARIEEALTLRSGGVIKPILMMEGFFCAEDLPMLVVNNIETVVHSVEQLEALEEVNLEFPVRVWMKIDTGMHRLGFRPEQAEEFYTRLSACKNVVQPVNLMTHFSRADEPEVDATRQQISRFDAFVSGKPGLQSLSASGGILLWPEAHRDWIRPGIILYGVSPLLNSVGSQFGLKAAMTLKASLIAVREHKAGEPVGYGGTWVSERDTRIGVVAIGYGDGYPRDAPTGTPVLINGRTVPLVGRVSMDMITVDLGPDATDRVGDEAVIWGEGLPVETIAEYTHIIPYELITKLTARVATKYVG, translated from the coding sequence ATGATTTCGGCAACGGCGGTCATCGATCGCAACGCGCTCAGGCACAATCTTCGGCGTATTCACGAAATGGCGCCGGGGTGTCGCGCTATTTCCGTCATTAAAGCGAACGCCTATGGCCACGGCCTGCTAGAGGTTGCCCATACGTTACCTGAATCAGACTGCTTTGGCGTGGCGCGCATTGAAGAAGCGCTGACGCTGCGTTCAGGTGGCGTGATTAAGCCTATCCTGATGATGGAAGGCTTTTTCTGTGCCGAAGACTTGCCGATGCTGGTGGTTAACAATATCGAGACCGTTGTACACAGCGTGGAACAGCTCGAAGCGCTGGAAGAGGTAAATCTTGAGTTCCCGGTTCGCGTTTGGATGAAGATTGATACCGGCATGCATCGGCTTGGCTTTCGCCCTGAACAGGCAGAGGAATTTTATACGCGCCTTAGCGCCTGTAAAAACGTGGTGCAGCCGGTCAACCTGATGACACACTTTAGCCGTGCCGACGAGCCAGAAGTTGACGCGACCCGCCAGCAGATTTCCCGGTTTGACGCCTTTGTTAGCGGTAAACCGGGGCTTCAGTCGCTTTCCGCATCAGGTGGGATTTTGCTGTGGCCTGAGGCCCATCGCGACTGGATCCGCCCGGGTATTATTCTTTACGGCGTTTCTCCCTTGCTAAACAGCGTAGGATCACAGTTTGGCCTGAAGGCGGCGATGACCCTGAAGGCTAGCCTGATTGCCGTGCGCGAACACAAGGCCGGAGAGCCGGTTGGCTACGGCGGTACGTGGGTGAGTGAGCGGGATACGCGCATCGGTGTTGTTGCTATCGGCTACGGCGATGGATACCCACGGGATGCACCAACGGGGACGCCCGTACTGATTAACGGGCGCACCGTGCCTCTAGTTGGTCGGGTTTCAATGGACATGATTACGGTAGATTTGGGGCCAGACGCAACGGATCGCGTAGGTGATGAAGCGGTTATTTGGGGAGAGGGGCTGCCGGTTGAGACGATCGCAGAATATACCCACATCATTCCCTATGAGCTGATTACTAAGCTGACTGCCCGGGTGGCGACTAAATACGTAGGGTAG
- a CDS encoding cation:dicarboxylate symporter family transporter, producing the protein MTNHTHTLEKEAVSYASPPKKAFWKGLGFQIAVSMILGILVGFLWPEFATSLKLLGDIFLRLIKSAVAPLIFLTVALGIGAAGDIKQVGKVGLSAIIYFEIVSTIAILFGFGMGELFSVGSGTVLAEGQVSAQASNLIQASQATPKSFGQFFLEIFPESFMGAFSENNLLQVLVLALMFGFGILLLKEKERVVVEKALNYVAHAFFKFIHVIMLLAPIGTFGAIAYAVGSNGVDMLIKLTWLVVAFYITLILFVVIVLGTVCLIFKLNLFDIIRFIKDELYITFGTASSESVLPRLLEKLPKYGASRQTVGLVLPTGYAFNLDGTSIYMSMGVIFLANAYGIPLSLDQLFGILLIMLLTSKGAATVSGGAFVVFAATITTTGLLPLEGVAVMFGVYRFMSMALAVTNIIGNTVATIAVAKINHEYHPSRRQPLDEED; encoded by the coding sequence ATGACAAATCATACTCATACCCTGGAAAAAGAAGCTGTATCCTATGCTTCTCCTCCTAAAAAGGCCTTCTGGAAAGGACTTGGCTTTCAAATCGCCGTCAGCATGATTTTAGGTATTTTAGTCGGCTTTTTGTGGCCGGAATTTGCCACTAGCCTGAAGCTATTGGGGGATATTTTCTTACGGTTGATTAAAAGCGCCGTTGCTCCGCTCATTTTCTTAACCGTCGCGCTCGGTATCGGTGCCGCAGGTGACATTAAGCAGGTAGGTAAAGTCGGCCTGTCCGCCATCATCTACTTTGAAATCGTCTCTACCATCGCCATCCTGTTTGGCTTCGGCATGGGTGAACTGTTTAGCGTCGGCAGCGGTACCGTTTTAGCCGAAGGACAGGTCAGCGCACAGGCCAGCAACCTGATTCAGGCCTCGCAAGCGACGCCTAAGTCATTCGGTCAGTTCTTTCTGGAAATCTTTCCCGAAAGCTTTATGGGCGCCTTTTCAGAAAATAACCTGCTGCAGGTTTTAGTTCTGGCGCTGATGTTCGGCTTCGGTATTCTGCTGTTAAAAGAAAAGGAGCGCGTCGTTGTTGAAAAAGCGCTTAACTACGTCGCTCACGCTTTCTTTAAGTTTATCCACGTTATCATGCTGCTGGCGCCGATCGGCACCTTCGGTGCGATTGCCTATGCAGTAGGTAGCAATGGGGTAGACATGCTGATTAAGCTTACCTGGCTAGTCGTTGCCTTCTACATTACGCTGATTCTGTTTGTTGTCATTGTACTAGGCACCGTTTGCCTAATCTTTAAACTCAACCTGTTTGACATCATTCGGTTTATCAAAGACGAGCTCTACATTACCTTTGGTACCGCATCTTCAGAAAGCGTTCTGCCCCGGCTGTTGGAAAAGCTGCCCAAGTACGGCGCTTCGCGTCAGACGGTAGGGCTAGTGCTGCCTACCGGTTACGCCTTTAACCTCGACGGTACCTCAATCTATATGTCGATGGGGGTTATCTTTCTGGCGAACGCCTACGGCATTCCGCTTAGCCTTGACCAGCTGTTCGGTATCCTGCTGATTATGCTACTGACGTCTAAAGGCGCTGCAACCGTTTCTGGCGGTGCGTTCGTGGTGTTTGCTGCTACGATCACGACAACGGGCCTCCTGCCGCTTGAAGGCGTTGCCGTTATGTTCGGCGTGTATCGCTTTATGTCCATGGCGCTGGCCGTGACTAATATTATCGGCAATACCGTCGCAACCATCGCCGTCGCGAAAATTAACCACGAATATCACCCTAGCCGCCGCCAGCCGCTGGATGAGGAAGATTAA
- the uvrA gene encoding excinuclease ABC subunit UvrA yields the protein MDKIEVRGARTHNLKNINLTMPRNKLIVVTGLSGSGKSSLAFDTLYAEGQRRYVESLSAYARQFLSLMEKPDVDHIEGLSPAISIEQKSTSHNPRSTVGTITEIHDYLRLLFARVGEPRCPTHNITLAAQTVSQMVDNVLALPEGKRLMLLAPVIKERKGEHIKTLENLAAQGYIRARIDGEVCDLSDPPKLELQKKHSIEVVIDRFKVREDMAQRLAESFETALALSGGSAIVADMDDDKAEEMVFSANFACPVCGYSMRELEPRLFSFNNPAGACPTCDGLGVQQYFDPDRVVQNPELSLAGGAIRGWDRRSFYYFQMIRSLADHYRFDVEAPFNSLPENVRKIILSGSGKENIEFKYVNDRGDTTVRKHPFEGVLNNMERRYKETESTAVREELAKFISNRSCTSCGGTRLKEEARHVFVENTTLPEISELSIGDALKFFGALSLSGQRARIAEKILKEIGERLTFLVNVGLNYLSLSRSAETLSGGEAQRIRLASQIGAGLVGVMYVLDEPSIGLHQRDNERLLNTLIHLRNLGNTVIVVEHDEDAIREADHIIDIGPGAGVHGGSVVAEGTVEDIIKSPESLTGQYLSGKRKIDIPKERIPADPNKVLKVIGATGNNLKNVTLTVPVGLFTCITGVSGSGKSTLINDTLYPVAQRQLNGAAGEEVAPHKEITGLEHFDKVIDIDQSPIGRTPRSNPATYTGLFTPIRELFSGVPESRARGYNPGRFSFNVRGGRCEACQGDGVLKVEMHFLPDIYVPCDQCKGKRYNRETLEVKYKGKNINEVLEMTVEDAREFFDAVPALSRKLQTLMDVGLSYIRLGQAATTLSGGEAQRVKLAKELSKRGTGQTLYILDEPTTGLHFADIELLLSVLHQLRDQGNTIVVIEHNLDVIKTADWIVDLGPEGGSGGGQILVSGTPETVAGCSESHTGRFLKPILAKG from the coding sequence ATGGATAAGATAGAAGTCCGGGGCGCCCGCACCCACAACCTGAAAAACATCAATTTGACCATGCCGCGCAACAAGCTAATTGTTGTCACGGGGCTGTCGGGATCCGGCAAGTCATCCTTGGCATTTGACACGCTCTATGCCGAAGGTCAGCGTCGCTACGTTGAATCCCTGTCAGCCTATGCGCGCCAGTTCCTTTCCCTTATGGAAAAGCCGGACGTCGACCACATTGAAGGGCTTTCTCCCGCAATTTCTATCGAACAGAAGTCTACCTCTCACAACCCGCGATCGACCGTGGGTACGATTACAGAAATTCATGACTATCTGCGTTTGCTGTTTGCCCGTGTAGGTGAGCCTCGCTGCCCAACGCACAATATCACGCTGGCCGCACAGACGGTCAGCCAGATGGTGGACAACGTGCTGGCACTGCCTGAAGGCAAACGCCTGATGCTGTTGGCGCCCGTCATCAAAGAGCGCAAGGGTGAACACATCAAGACGCTGGAGAATCTGGCGGCTCAGGGCTATATCCGCGCCCGAATCGACGGTGAAGTGTGCGACTTGTCCGATCCTCCCAAGCTTGAACTGCAGAAAAAACACTCCATTGAAGTGGTGATTGACCGCTTTAAAGTGCGTGAGGACATGGCCCAGCGCCTGGCGGAATCGTTTGAAACCGCGCTGGCTCTCTCCGGCGGCAGCGCCATCGTCGCGGATATGGACGATGACAAAGCAGAAGAAATGGTGTTTTCTGCCAACTTCGCCTGCCCTGTCTGCGGCTACAGCATGCGTGAGCTTGAGCCGCGCCTGTTCTCCTTTAATAACCCCGCCGGCGCATGCCCAACCTGCGACGGCCTCGGCGTGCAGCAGTATTTCGATCCTGACCGCGTGGTGCAAAATCCCGAGCTTTCTCTAGCGGGTGGCGCAATTCGCGGCTGGGATCGCCGCAGCTTTTACTATTTCCAAATGATTCGTTCGCTGGCGGATCACTATCGTTTTGACGTTGAAGCGCCGTTCAACAGCCTGCCGGAGAACGTGCGTAAGATTATTCTTAGCGGTTCAGGAAAAGAGAACATCGAGTTTAAGTACGTTAACGACCGCGGTGACACCACCGTGCGTAAGCACCCTTTTGAAGGCGTGCTGAACAATATGGAACGCCGCTATAAAGAAACAGAGTCTACCGCCGTTCGAGAAGAGTTGGCGAAATTCATCAGCAACCGTTCATGTACCTCCTGTGGCGGCACGCGTCTGAAAGAAGAAGCCCGCCACGTGTTTGTTGAAAACACCACTCTGCCGGAAATCTCCGAGCTCAGCATCGGCGACGCCCTGAAGTTTTTCGGCGCGCTGTCGCTCTCCGGCCAGCGGGCAAGAATTGCGGAAAAAATCCTGAAGGAAATCGGCGAACGCCTGACCTTTCTGGTTAACGTCGGCCTTAACTACCTGTCTCTGTCGCGCTCAGCGGAAACGCTGTCCGGCGGGGAAGCTCAGCGCATTCGTCTGGCCAGCCAGATCGGTGCCGGGCTGGTAGGCGTGATGTACGTTCTGGATGAGCCTTCAATCGGCCTACACCAGCGCGATAACGAACGCCTGCTGAATACGCTGATTCACCTGCGAAACCTTGGCAACACCGTTATCGTGGTTGAACACGACGAAGACGCTATTCGCGAAGCCGACCACATTATTGATATCGGCCCCGGCGCAGGCGTTCACGGCGGCAGCGTCGTCGCGGAAGGCACTGTTGAAGATATCATTAAGTCCCCAGAATCGCTGACGGGTCAGTATCTGAGCGGCAAACGTAAAATCGATATTCCGAAAGAGCGCATCCCGGCAGACCCGAATAAAGTGCTTAAAGTCATTGGCGCAACCGGCAACAATCTGAAAAACGTGACGTTAACCGTTCCGGTTGGCCTGTTTACCTGTATTACCGGCGTTTCCGGCTCGGGTAAATCAACGCTGATCAACGATACCCTTTATCCCGTTGCCCAGCGTCAGCTTAACGGCGCAGCAGGGGAAGAAGTGGCTCCCCACAAAGAAATTACCGGTCTCGAGCACTTCGACAAGGTCATTGATATTGACCAAAGTCCGATTGGCCGCACGCCGCGCTCTAACCCGGCAACCTATACTGGCCTGTTTACGCCGATCCGCGAGCTGTTTTCCGGCGTGCCGGAATCCCGCGCCCGCGGCTATAACCCTGGGCGCTTTAGCTTTAACGTGCGCGGCGGCCGCTGCGAAGCCTGTCAGGGCGACGGCGTGCTGAAGGTAGAGATGCACTTCCTGCCTGACATCTACGTCCCTTGCGATCAGTGTAAGGGCAAGCGATATAACCGCGAAACGCTGGAAGTGAAGTACAAGGGCAAGAATATCAATGAAGTGTTAGAGATGACCGTGGAAGACGCCCGAGAATTCTTTGACGCAGTACCCGCGCTGTCGCGCAAGCTGCAAACGCTGATGGACGTTGGCCTGTCCTATATTCGTTTAGGCCAGGCGGCAACAACCCTGTCCGGTGGTGAAGCTCAGCGAGTCAAACTGGCCAAAGAGCTTTCCAAACGAGGTACGGGACAAACTCTGTACATTCTGGACGAACCGACGACGGGTCTACATTTCGCCGACATCGAGCTGTTGCTTAGCGTTCTGCATCAGTTAAGAGATCAGGGCAACACCATTGTGGTTATCGAGCACAATCTAGACGTGATCAAAACCGCAGACTGGATTGTTGACCTCGGCCCGGAAGGCGGCAGCGGCGGAGGCCAGATTCTGGTATCCGGCACTCCGGAAACCGTGGCGGGATGCTCTGAATCCCATACCGGCCGATTCCTTAAGCCCATTTTGGCAAAAGGATAA
- a CDS encoding single-stranded DNA-binding protein encodes MASRGINKVILIGNLGQDPEVRYMPNGGAVANITVATSESWRDKQTGEQKERTEWHRVVIFGKLAEIAGEYLRKGSQVYLEGQLQTRKWQDQSGQDRYTTEVVVNIGGVMQMLGGRQGGGDSQPSQGGWGQPQQPQAQQQSSRPAPQQSQSAPMQQNEPPMDFDDDIPF; translated from the coding sequence ATGGCCAGCAGAGGCATTAACAAAGTAATCCTTATCGGAAATCTGGGGCAGGACCCGGAAGTTCGTTATATGCCCAACGGCGGCGCGGTAGCCAATATTACCGTAGCAACCTCTGAATCCTGGCGCGATAAGCAAACCGGTGAGCAAAAAGAGCGTACCGAATGGCACCGCGTCGTGATTTTCGGCAAGCTGGCTGAAATCGCAGGTGAGTATCTGCGTAAAGGTTCTCAGGTATATCTGGAAGGCCAGCTGCAAACTCGCAAATGGCAGGATCAGAGCGGCCAGGATCGCTATACCACCGAAGTGGTTGTTAATATCGGTGGCGTAATGCAGATGCTGGGCGGCCGTCAGGGCGGCGGTGATTCTCAGCCGTCTCAGGGTGGTTGGGGCCAGCCTCAGCAGCCACAGGCACAGCAGCAGTCTTCTCGTCCTGCGCCACAGCAGAGCCAGAGCGCACCGATGCAGCAAAACGAACCGCCGATGGACTTTGACGACGATATTCCGTTCTAA
- a CDS encoding deoxycytidylate deaminase has product MNRHEYYMNIAMAVRKKANCLGRKVGGVMVKDNRIISTGYNGTPEGITNCTDGGCVRCRDRAAYKASVGYDVCICVHAEQNAIISAARFGNPVEGSVVYSTLRPCFDCTKAMLQAKVQAIYYLHDWKHPIGELQEQYEVLQAQFPEGVHQVVMEDPEADWANGVTS; this is encoded by the coding sequence ATGAACAGGCATGAATACTATATGAACATCGCCATGGCCGTGCGCAAAAAGGCAAACTGTCTGGGCCGTAAAGTCGGCGGTGTTATGGTTAAGGATAACCGCATTATTTCAACGGGCTACAACGGCACGCCGGAAGGCATTACCAACTGTACTGACGGCGGCTGCGTCCGCTGCCGAGATAGAGCAGCCTACAAAGCCAGCGTGGGCTATGACGTATGCATTTGCGTTCACGCTGAGCAAAACGCCATTATTTCTGCCGCTCGCTTTGGCAATCCGGTTGAGGGTTCCGTGGTTTATTCCACGCTGCGTCCGTGTTTTGACTGCACGAAAGCCATGTTGCAGGCGAAGGTTCAGGCTATCTACTACCTCCACGATTGGAAGCACCCCATCGGTGAGCTGCAGGAACAGTACGAGGTTCTACAGGCGCAGTTCCCCGAGGGCGTGCATCAGGTGGTGATGGAAGATCCGGAGGCGGACTGGGCTAACGGCGTAACGTCTTAG
- a CDS encoding DMT family transporter, with protein sequence MAIIYPLIAVLIWAVNTIVNKLSAGAIDPAAISFYRWFLAVLLLTPFILPGTLRNWKLVKTYWWKLLILSFLGMALYQSLAYYAAYTISALTIGIFVSLIPLLTVLISIIVLKTPPTQGTLFGGLLSFGGILWLISGGDPAQLLEIGIGKGELMMLTAAIAYALYGVLTKRWAIQLPNWQSVYMQALFGMLLLLPGFLMAENVELNAINIPLVLYAGIPASVIAPFVWIQGVMKLGASKAALFMNITPIITAAIAIIFLHEPIHSYHLLGGGLSLIGVILAQRMNKPLGRRPIPSEIEEIRLDKGN encoded by the coding sequence ATGGCGATAATTTATCCTCTGATTGCCGTATTGATATGGGCAGTCAATACAATTGTTAACAAGCTGTCTGCGGGAGCTATCGACCCGGCGGCTATCTCTTTTTATCGCTGGTTTTTGGCAGTATTGCTGCTAACGCCGTTTATTCTGCCCGGCACGCTTCGCAACTGGAAACTCGTTAAAACCTACTGGTGGAAATTACTGATCCTAAGCTTTCTGGGCATGGCGCTTTACCAAAGTCTAGCCTACTACGCGGCCTACACCATCAGCGCACTGACCATTGGTATCTTCGTCTCCCTGATTCCCCTGTTGACGGTGCTTATTAGTATCATCGTACTGAAAACTCCGCCAACACAGGGGACCCTGTTTGGCGGCCTGCTCTCTTTTGGCGGCATTCTCTGGCTTATCAGCGGCGGAGATCCAGCACAACTGCTGGAAATCGGCATTGGAAAGGGCGAACTGATGATGCTGACAGCAGCTATCGCCTACGCTCTGTACGGTGTGCTAACAAAGCGCTGGGCCATTCAGCTGCCTAACTGGCAGTCGGTTTATATGCAGGCGCTGTTTGGAATGCTGCTTCTCCTGCCGGGATTTCTTATGGCAGAAAACGTAGAGCTGAACGCGATAAATATCCCACTGGTGCTGTATGCAGGCATTCCCGCCTCCGTTATCGCTCCCTTTGTCTGGATCCAGGGTGTAATGAAGCTCGGCGCCAGCAAGGCCGCGCTATTTATGAACATTACGCCGATTATTACCGCCGCGATCGCCATTATCTTTTTACACGAGCCCATTCACAGCTACCATCTGCTCGGCGGAGGACTTTCTCTTATTGGTGTGATTCTGGCTCAAAGAATGAATAAGCCGCTGGGAAGGCGCCCAATTCCTTCAGAAATTGAAGAAATCCGGCTTGATAAAGGGAATTAA
- a CDS encoding AraC family transcriptional regulator, whose translation MKQALKRVPGRQRISALESYPGGIAFFRNEEISADTEFRTHAHQWGQMICVKSGIIALNTAGQRILAPAGFAVWIPTGMEHSSYNHQHIRFRSINIHPRFCSRLPQEARVLNLSALCNEIIDTCFERGIETVSTLAEWRLCRVLIDELAAAPAELTYLPDSDDKYLSPVLRALEASPGDSRSLAQWAEMVYTTERTLARRCTQELGMPFSEWRQRLRFLCGVSLLERGKTVQQVALEVGYSSASAFITMFQQIAGTTPERYRRR comes from the coding sequence ATGAAACAGGCCTTAAAAAGAGTGCCCGGACGGCAGCGTATTTCTGCGTTGGAAAGCTACCCTGGCGGCATTGCCTTCTTTCGCAATGAAGAGATCAGTGCGGATACGGAGTTTCGCACCCATGCCCACCAGTGGGGGCAGATGATCTGCGTGAAGTCGGGAATTATTGCTCTTAACACGGCGGGGCAGCGTATTCTTGCTCCGGCAGGGTTTGCCGTGTGGATCCCGACAGGTATGGAGCACTCTAGCTATAACCATCAGCACATTCGCTTTCGTTCGATCAATATTCATCCTCGATTCTGCTCTAGGCTGCCGCAGGAGGCGCGGGTTCTCAACCTGAGCGCGCTGTGCAATGAAATCATCGACACCTGCTTTGAACGAGGCATTGAGACGGTAAGCACGCTGGCAGAATGGCGGCTGTGTCGCGTGCTGATTGACGAGCTTGCCGCAGCGCCCGCGGAGTTGACCTACCTTCCTGACAGCGACGATAAGTATCTGTCACCCGTGTTACGGGCGCTGGAAGCGTCTCCGGGAGACAGCCGTTCTTTGGCACAGTGGGCTGAAATGGTTTACACCACCGAAAGAACGCTGGCTCGGAGGTGCACACAGGAGCTGGGTATGCCGTTTAGCGAGTGGCGACAGCGGCTGCGCTTTCTTTGCGGCGTGTCGCTTTTAGAACGGGGCAAGACCGTACAGCAGGTCGCACTGGAGGTGGGGTACAGCTCGGCATCGGCGTTTATTACTATGTTTCAGCAGATTGCCGGTACCACTCCTGAACGATACCGACGCCGCTGA
- a CDS encoding NCS2 family permease has protein sequence MSNPSGQSRPGALERLFTLSERKSSVRQEVLAGLTTFLAMVYSIVVVPSLLGQAGFPVETVFVATCLVAGLGSIVMGLWANLPMAIGCAISLTAFTAFSLVLGQGLSIPVVLGAVFIMGVLFTLISATGIRAWILRNIPMGIAHGTGIGIGLFLLMIATSGIGAVVKNPNAGLPVQFGDFTSFPVMMAFIGLAVIIGLERLRVPGGILLVIVAISGLGLAFDPNVKFQGVSSMPSLVAQDGTSLMFSLDIPGALKLTVLPSILALVMTAVFDATGTIRAVAGQANLLDKDGQIINGGKALTTDSVSSILSGVVGASPAAVYIESAAGTAAGGRTGLTAVVVGVLFLLLLFFSPLASLVPAYATAPALMYVGLLMLSNVVKLDFEDFVDAMSGLVCAVFIVLTSNIVTGIMLGFATLVIGRIFSGEWRKLNVSIVLIAAALVAFYAGGWAI, from the coding sequence ATGTCAAATCCAAGCGGGCAATCTCGGCCTGGCGCGTTAGAGCGCCTCTTTACTCTTTCTGAACGCAAAAGCAGCGTACGTCAGGAAGTGCTGGCCGGGCTTACCACTTTTCTGGCGATGGTTTACTCTATCGTCGTGGTTCCTAGCCTGCTGGGACAGGCGGGTTTCCCGGTTGAGACGGTCTTCGTCGCAACCTGTCTGGTAGCCGGCTTGGGATCTATCGTGATGGGCCTGTGGGCAAATTTGCCGATGGCTATCGGCTGTGCCATTTCCCTGACGGCCTTTACCGCCTTTAGTCTTGTTTTAGGGCAGGGGCTTTCTATCCCAGTTGTGCTGGGCGCCGTCTTTATTATGGGCGTTCTGTTTACGCTGATTTCGGCAACCGGAATTCGAGCCTGGATCCTGCGCAATATTCCAATGGGTATCGCCCACGGTACCGGCATCGGTATCGGCCTGTTTCTACTGATGATCGCTACCAGCGGTATTGGCGCAGTGGTGAAGAACCCTAATGCGGGGCTACCGGTGCAGTTCGGTGACTTTACGTCGTTCCCTGTCATGATGGCCTTTATCGGTCTGGCTGTGATTATTGGCCTTGAGCGCCTGCGCGTACCCGGCGGTATCCTGCTGGTTATCGTGGCGATTTCCGGGCTAGGGTTAGCGTTTGACCCGAACGTGAAGTTTCAGGGGGTAAGCTCAATGCCTTCGCTAGTGGCGCAGGACGGCACTTCGCTGATGTTCAGTCTGGATATCCCCGGCGCGCTTAAGCTCACGGTTCTGCCAAGCATTTTGGCACTGGTGATGACGGCGGTTTTTGACGCTACCGGGACGATTCGCGCGGTGGCCGGTCAGGCAAACCTGCTGGATAAAGACGGTCAGATTATCAACGGCGGTAAGGCGTTGACCACAGACTCCGTGAGCAGCATTCTGTCCGGCGTTGTGGGGGCTTCTCCTGCGGCGGTGTATATTGAATCTGCGGCCGGCACTGCAGCGGGTGGGCGTACCGGCCTGACGGCTGTCGTCGTCGGCGTTCTGTTCCTGCTGCTGCTGTTCTTCTCTCCTCTGGCTAGCCTAGTGCCCGCTTACGCAACGGCTCCGGCGCTGATGTACGTTGGCCTGCTGATGCTGAGTAACGTTGTAAAGCTGGACTTCGAAGATTTCGTTGACGCTATGTCTGGTCTGGTTTGCGCCGTTTTCATTGTACTGACCAGCAACATTGTGACGGGCATTATGCTTGGCTTTGCTACGCTGGTGATTGGGCGCATTTTCTCCGGCGAGTGGCGTAAGCTGAATGTCAGTATTGTGCTGATTGCCGCCGCACTGGTGGCTTTCTACGCAGGCGGCTGGGCTATCTAG